In a single window of the Streptomyces cinnabarinus genome:
- a CDS encoding phosphatase PAP2 family protein produces the protein MNARTEPAPAESDAVARPPLVRELLLVAGLFLVYKFGRQLATGHTGEAFRNADRVWDLERAVQLPGEGSVQSVLLHGDTLVQVANTYYATVHFPATVAFLVWLYLRRPAHYVWARRVLATVTAVALVGHLLFPLAPPRMLAATGLVDTARVYGPSVYGPPSSDHLSNQFAAMPSLHFGWALMVAIGLIVATRSRRRWLWLLHPLLTLLVIVGTANHYWLDAIVAGVLLALALAVIHLPHRTRTTAGRGTEHLVPAEVPVDEPTLVGAGR, from the coding sequence ATGAATGCCCGCACCGAGCCTGCACCAGCCGAGTCGGACGCCGTAGCGCGTCCGCCGCTCGTCCGAGAGCTCCTGCTCGTCGCAGGGCTCTTCCTCGTCTACAAGTTCGGCCGGCAGCTGGCCACCGGCCACACCGGTGAGGCGTTCCGCAACGCGGACCGCGTGTGGGACCTGGAACGAGCCGTCCAGCTGCCCGGCGAGGGCTCGGTGCAGTCGGTGCTGCTGCACGGCGACACCCTGGTCCAGGTCGCGAACACCTACTACGCGACCGTCCACTTCCCGGCCACCGTGGCCTTCCTGGTCTGGCTCTACCTGCGGCGCCCCGCGCACTACGTGTGGGCCCGCCGGGTACTGGCCACCGTCACCGCGGTCGCCCTCGTCGGCCACCTGCTCTTCCCGCTGGCCCCGCCCCGGATGCTCGCCGCGACCGGCCTGGTGGACACCGCGCGGGTCTACGGACCCTCCGTGTACGGACCGCCCTCCAGCGACCACCTGTCCAACCAGTTCGCGGCGATGCCCTCGCTGCACTTCGGCTGGGCCCTGATGGTGGCGATCGGCCTGATCGTCGCCACCCGCTCCCGCCGGCGCTGGCTGTGGCTGCTCCACCCCCTGCTGACCCTGCTGGTGATCGTGGGGACGGCCAACCACTACTGGCTCGACGCGATCGTGGCGGGCGTACTGCTCGCCCTCGCGCTCGCCGTGATCCACCTGCCGCACCGCACCCGGACCACGGCAGGCCGCGGCACCGAACACCTCGTACCGGCCGAAGTACCCGTTGACGAACCGACTCTCGTGGGAGCGGGCCGATGA